The Pleurodeles waltl isolate 20211129_DDA chromosome 7, aPleWal1.hap1.20221129, whole genome shotgun sequence genome contains the following window.
GCCCGGATTGAGTACAGAGGTAGGAAGCAGTATTTTGTTCTCGACTCGTTTAAGACGCATTTAATCGTCAATGAAAGGATTGACAGAGAGGAAGTGTGTGGACGTGCTGTTCCTTGCTTGTTGCAAATAGAGATTATTTTAGAGAGGGTTTTGAAAGTGTATGCATTAGAAATAGAAATCCAAGATATTAATGACAATCCACCCACGTTTATTGGTGATCAAATAATACTTCAGGTTATTGAAATCACTGCGCCTGGCGCACGATTTGAGCTTCCAGGCGCCCGAGATGCAGATGTTGGAAATAACTCTCTCCAGCACTATCAGCTGAGCGCCAATAAACACTTCACCCTGGATGTAAACATAAGAGCAGATGGCACAAAACACGCAGAACTTGTCCTTGAGAATTCACTGGACCGGGAAGAACAGGATGTTCACCACCTGATCCTCACAGCCATTGATGGAGGAAATCCTGCAAGGTCAGGCACAGCGCAGATCAAGGTCATCGTTCTTGATGCCAATGACAACGccccagtatttgacaaatccgttTATAAAGTCAGTGTGTTGGAAAACATACCAAAGGGGACTACAGTAACAGCTGTAAGAGCTGTTGACATTGATCAGGAACTAAACTCCGAAGTAACTTATTCATTCACTAACGGTCTGGATACGGATTTACGGATATTCACATTGAATTCTAAAACGGGAGAAATAGTTTTGAGAGAAAAATTGGATTTTGAAGTAAAACAATTTTACGAATTAGAGGTTCGTGGGAATGATGGAAGTTTTTCTTCAAAATGCAAAGTTATGATAGAAATTATCAATGTGAATGACAATACCCCAGAAATCATACTGTCATCTCTGCTCAATCAAGTTGCAGAGAATAGCCCTGTGGGCAAAGTCATCGCCGTTCTGCGGGTATTCgaccaagatgcaggagaacatggaaAGGTTACTTGTTCTCTCCCTCCTCATCTCCCATTTCATTTAAAGAAGTCGATTGGAACTTATTACAGTTTGTTGACTAGTGGTGTTTTGGACAGGGAAGAAGTCCAAGAATATAACATAACAATCAACGCCACAGACAATGGAGCTCCTGCATTGTTTAAAGCTGTAACACTAAATTTACAGATCATAGATGAGAATGACAACCCACCCATATTTGATCGCCCCTCATACAGCGCCTATataaaggaaaatatattttcaggaACTTCCATTTTTGTAGTCAGAGCAAAAGATCTGGATATTGGTCAAAATGCAAGAATCACTTATTCCATCACTGAAGGGCACATTAAAGATGTTCCACTTTCTTCTTACATATCTATTAACTCTGATTCAGGTGTCATCTATGCGCTTCGTTCTTTTGACTTTGAAGAGTTCAGAGAGTTTCAGGTTGAAGTGAAAGCTCAAGATGGTGGATCTCCAGCTCTGATCAGTAATGTCACTGTGACATTCTTCATACAGGATCAGAATGACAACTCTCCAGAAATATTATTCCCGTCACCCACTACAGATGGCTCCTCTGGTGTGGAGATGGCTCCTCGTTCCTCTGAACCAGGTTATCTGATCACTAAGGTGGTGGCTGTCGATGCTGACTCTGCTCAGAATGCCTGGCTCTCCTACCATCAACTGAAGTCCTCAGACCAGGGTCTATTTACTGTTGGTGTTCACACTGGGGAAGTCAGAACAGCTCGACCCATTATGGAAAAAGATGCCATAAAACATTTTCTGGTGATTTTAGTGAAGGACAATGGACAAACACCTCTCTCATCTTCAGTTACAGTCACCATAGTGTTGGCAAACAGTATGCCGGAAACGCTTCATGATACAAGTAACCCTTCAACTTCCGCCGACATGGAGTCGAACCTCACACTGTATCTGGTAATTGCTGTTTCTGTCGTTTCATTCTTGTTCCTTTTTCTGATCATTCTTCTTTTGGCAATCAGATTTCACCACTGGAGGGAATCACAGATCAGAGACACAGCTGGTGTTAACTTCAATGCACTTCCTGCCTCCCATTTTGTTGGCATTGATGGAGTCAGAGCTTTCCTACAGACATATTCGCACGATGTATGTTTAACAACAGATTCAGTTAAAAACCAGTTTAAGATCCCCATTTCAAGTGATTCAAATACTCTTTCAGGAAATCAGAACTTTGAGAAACAAGGTTCTGTGCTTATTGATGATTTTCTATGCATTGGAAAAGAGGATCAGACCTTTTTTCAGGTAGGAATGTTACCTTTTACATCGTTTTAACTGAAAATCACAATACATAATGTTTGCCTGATAAAAGTTCACACGTATGAATAGCAGACAGCATAATGTATTCTTTTATATTATACTAAGCCAAGTATAAATCTATGTAGAGCTGAAATGTTATCATTCaagtacaaatatgcttcattatTGTATTATTGTTAGGAGACTCAATATAAACAATTGAATCAATTGTGCTAAAAAACAAGCTTGGATAGTAGCAGAAATGTATATTTGAAATATGCCCATTATAGCAAACATTATGTAGCAAGGCACAAGAATTATCTTAACACCAGTCAATGAATGACAATATATTGCATTAATGACTTTTCCAGTTCCGAGCTTCAACTGCCATGATTGTTTTTACACAACAATAAGAATGTCAAACAACACAAAGGTTTACTAATTTATTCAAAGTAATATCATCTCCAAATTGCAGAGCCATACTATTGCACTCACACATAACACAGCAGTTATATCTTATGCAAGGCAAGTATTTCCTTTGTATAATCAGTGTGCCAAGTGCCAAAGACTTAAAGCCTCTTGGATGTGAGATTAGGTAAATGCAGTCTTCTGAATGAAATATCAATTATTGGTTATAAACTAAAAGCATTTAACTGAGTGATAGTTGAACCGTCCATTCATGGAATATTGTCTGTTAGGGTGATGTTCAGCATTATCTTTCAAGCTATTTGCTGAAATGGCTATGAAAAGAATGTTTCTAAATTGCATGTCTCCAATTAATATGATGTACTTACGCAGTCTCATTTTTCATAcattttatatgcatttaaaaTTGCCAGAAAACTGATTGTAGATCTTGCCTCAAGTGATCACAAAACCCCCTTGCTATAGGTCTTCTGAGTCCACTTATCACAGGGCAAGACATCTTCAAGACAGGAAAGTTTAAAATGAGGCTTTTTGGGTTTATCATCATTGTTCAGCTTAGCTAATATTGAAGAATGCTGCAATTAGATGAAATAATGATTAAATACACAGTGCCACAATCTATTGCTGTTCTGTGAATTTGGTGGTCGATGACCACCTTCTTTTAACTCCTGCTGCTATAAAATTCCCTTATCAAAGCCCTCAGTGTGTTATTTGCTAATGAATTCATTGACTTCTTGAATCTTGAGAGTTTCTTGCATGCAGTAATTACCATAATTCGATTACTGGCAGCAGGTTAACATTACATGCCACGTAA
Protein-coding sequences here:
- the LOC138245753 gene encoding protocadherin gamma-A11-like, whose translation is MDRTPKGCYSGGQTPRRCYAEAQTLRRCNSGTQILRRCYSGGQTPRRCYSGGETPKRCYSGALTPRRLQSGAQASRRCYSGAQTPRRCYSDAQTPRRCYSGAPTPRRCYSGAPLLLLVTLLTVCGAASGQLRYSIPEEMMKGSFIGNVALDLGMDSKELSEGGARIEYRGRKQYFVLDSFKTHLIVNERIDREEVCGRAVPCLLQIEIILERVLKVYALEIEIQDINDNPPTFIGDQIILQVIEITAPGARFELPGARDADVGNNSLQHYQLSANKHFTLDVNIRADGTKHAELVLENSLDREEQDVHHLILTAIDGGNPARSGTAQIKVIVLDANDNAPVFDKSVYKVSVLENIPKGTTVTAVRAVDIDQELNSEVTYSFTNGLDTDLRIFTLNSKTGEIVLREKLDFEVKQFYELEVRGNDGSFSSKCKVMIEIINVNDNTPEIILSSLLNQVAENSPVGKVIAVLRVFDQDAGEHGKVTCSLPPHLPFHLKKSIGTYYSLLTSGVLDREEVQEYNITINATDNGAPALFKAVTLNLQIIDENDNPPIFDRPSYSAYIKENIFSGTSIFVVRAKDLDIGQNARITYSITEGHIKDVPLSSYISINSDSGVIYALRSFDFEEFREFQVEVKAQDGGSPALISNVTVTFFIQDQNDNSPEILFPSPTTDGSSGVEMAPRSSEPGYLITKVVAVDADSAQNAWLSYHQLKSSDQGLFTVGVHTGEVRTARPIMEKDAIKHFLVILVKDNGQTPLSSSVTVTIVLANSMPETLHDTSNPSTSADMESNLTLYLVIAVSVVSFLFLFLIILLLAIRFHHWRESQIRDTAGVNFNALPASHFVGIDGVRAFLQTYSHDVCLTTDSVKNQFKIPISSDSNTLSGNQNFEKQGSVLIDDFLCIGKEDQTFFQANTPPAIKRALNLVRHFHEFQSLQLLLGTQSDAVHQVENYSIASVDHVVQTVDKAERQIEGGHSF